One genomic region from Leptolyngbyaceae cyanobacterium JSC-12 encodes:
- a CDS encoding VCBS repeat-containing protein (IMG reference gene:2510095806~PFAM: WD40-like Beta Propeller Repeat; Calx-beta domain; FG-GAP repeat~TIGRFAM: VCBS repeat), translating to MESSWSSIQSSSQLSEPWLPIPSNWGRTDPLQEPFWQFSGRASGAIAFIDPTVQNYQSLVADITPGTAVYVLDPLQDAVTQITQTLLQHSGISSVHILSHGSAGSLQLGHTTLDFYSLNRYSTQLQSWSQVLTPDADILLYGCDIGAGALGEAFLQEFARLTGADLAASNNLTGSAALGGDWELEVNTGEIATSLIFQSSALSGYQFILPSELISVVGSTQGNGDAWNTNFTTGDWARDAMNSSLQSMSDDGRYVVFVSTATNLGFDDQNGNQRDVFLRDRLTGETILVSSVYSAAQGNNNTNRTDFAQSYNPVISGDGRYVAFVSESPNLVAGGIDENGYTADVFLWDRETRTTTLISRRNSNGRSTFGPSMYPSISRDGRRVSFSSLGYDLTTFEGYDWQVYAYTWSGTPANGSLVKVSVNNSGQAGNNQSASEYPALISGNGRYVVFATRATNMIDLNNDGIPDPDNSPSFDVYVRDLDTNQTILVNMNASGTGNSNQRAIRPTISDDGRYVAFLSYATDLVPGANNNPNFRHAYVRDLLTNTTQLVSINNSGMPSTGWSDFAVISGDGRSVAFTSDGTNLASFGGAVGRNVYVRNLDTNTTTLVSINQTGTGYGNAPSDPVENMVPSISFNGRYVAFTSEASNLVPNDTNNARDVFLRDLVANTTTLVSQNFSGTGSANAGSNYAVVSRNGSVVVFTSAATNLVSTDTNGFRDVFVFTGNQSPIANNDSFGTNEDTVLTNNVLTNDTDPDGNTPLTVSLVTGPGNGSLSLNPNGTFSYTPNADFNGTDTFTYSVRDSLGASSNLASVVLSITAVNDAPVAVNDSYTLAAGSALTIGTANGVLANDTDIDTPLSNLVANLITSPSNGVLNLNTNGSFTYTPNAGFTGSDSFTYRANDGSLDSGLATVTLSVTAVPNAAPIANNDSFGTNEDTVLTNNVLTNDTDPDGNTPLTVSLVTGPGNGSLSLNPNGTFSYTPNADFNGTDTFTYSVRDSLGASSNLASVVLSITAVNDAPVAVNDSYTINSTATLNVGSAAGVLANDTDIDTALSALTASLVSTVTHGTLALNADGSFTYTPNTGFTGTDSFTYRVNDGSLNSGVATVSIAVTATVNTPPIASNDAFTGNEDTIISNNVLANDSDLDNHTPLSATLVAAPSSGSLSLNPNGTFTYTPTADFNGTDTFTYIARDALGAVSNTATVVLTVNPVNDAPSFVAGANQTAIAGSGPQTVTNWATGFNPGAANESGQTVAGYMIVSNSNPSIFAVAPSINPAGTLIYTPATTVASTSSAVIGVQVQDTGGTANGGIDMSAVQFFTITVTPQPSLSIVGVSQSEGNSGNSLYNFTVSLSAASTQTVSVNYSTSDGTAKVSDNDYVAASGTLVFLPGETHKVIPVSVIGDTRFEPNETFTVSLSAPSNAQIATNSALGTILNDDAQPTISISGTSRAEGNSGQTPFVFTVSLSSASAQTVSVNYTTEDGFATVADQDYVATSGTLIFAPGETSKTITVNVIGDKKSEPDETFSVRLSNPSNAAIVVTSAAGTILNDEYATTSDFNGDGINDIVWRNYVTGENMVWLMGSTLPNSVMVLPSAPINWVLEGVGDFNRDGNPDLLWREYETGVTGIWMMSGASIASIEILAPAWINWIIEGVGDLNGDGNPDILWRDNQTGFTGVWYMNGTSISSIEFLGYAGMEWIMEAVADVNNDGKVDLVWRHAITGYTGAWLMYGTAGAPFYSIAALSAPIGMTWSIAAVGDYNQDGKTDFVWRNYADGTNHIWFMNGTTSTGQVHTNSLSLEWYEV from the coding sequence GTGGAATCGTCCTGGTCTTCGATCCAATCGTCGTCTCAACTCTCTGAACCTTGGTTGCCAATTCCTAGCAACTGGGGAAGAACCGATCCGTTGCAGGAACCCTTCTGGCAGTTCTCTGGACGTGCCAGCGGAGCGATCGCGTTTATTGATCCCACAGTTCAGAATTACCAGAGCTTAGTGGCAGACATTACACCAGGAACAGCTGTTTATGTCTTAGATCCCCTACAAGATGCAGTCACTCAAATCACCCAAACGCTGTTGCAGCACAGTGGCATCTCTAGCGTACATATTCTTTCCCACGGTAGCGCTGGCAGTTTGCAACTAGGTCATACAACGCTAGACTTCTACAGTCTTAATCGTTACAGCACTCAACTACAATCCTGGTCTCAAGTCTTGACACCGGATGCTGATATTCTGCTCTACGGTTGTGATATTGGTGCTGGTGCGCTAGGGGAAGCCTTTTTGCAAGAGTTTGCTCGTTTAACAGGGGCAGACTTGGCAGCCTCTAACAACCTTACTGGGAGCGCCGCATTAGGAGGAGATTGGGAACTAGAAGTGAACACGGGTGAGATTGCCACTTCCTTGATTTTTCAATCCTCGGCGCTTTCTGGTTATCAATTCATCTTACCTAGCGAATTGATTTCAGTAGTAGGCTCAACTCAAGGGAATGGCGACGCCTGGAACACCAATTTCACCACGGGTGACTGGGCGCGAGATGCAATGAATAGCTCACTCCAATCCATGAGTGATGACGGTCGGTATGTGGTATTTGTCAGTACAGCCACTAACCTCGGATTTGATGACCAGAATGGGAACCAGCGAGATGTATTTTTGCGCGATCGCCTCACAGGGGAAACCATCCTGGTCAGCAGTGTCTATAGTGCCGCTCAAGGGAACAACAATACCAACCGCACAGACTTTGCCCAGTCCTATAATCCTGTGATTAGCGGGGATGGACGCTATGTTGCTTTTGTTAGTGAATCGCCCAACTTAGTCGCAGGTGGAATTGATGAAAATGGCTACACGGCTGACGTGTTTCTCTGGGATCGAGAGACCCGCACAACCACACTGATCAGCCGCCGTAACTCTAACGGTCGCAGTACCTTTGGTCCATCCATGTACCCCTCAATCAGTCGAGATGGGCGACGAGTTAGCTTTTCCAGCCTTGGTTACGACCTCACCACATTTGAAGGTTATGACTGGCAAGTTTATGCTTACACCTGGTCTGGCACTCCGGCCAATGGCTCACTCGTCAAAGTCAGCGTCAACAACAGCGGGCAGGCTGGCAACAACCAATCTGCCAGTGAATATCCAGCCCTGATCAGCGGCAATGGTCGTTATGTGGTCTTTGCCACTCGCGCCACCAACATGATTGATTTGAACAACGATGGCATCCCCGACCCAGACAACAGCCCTTCATTCGATGTTTATGTCCGGGATTTAGACACTAACCAAACCATCCTGGTTAACATGAACGCCAGTGGCACAGGCAATAGCAACCAGCGGGCCATCCGTCCAACCATTAGTGACGATGGACGCTATGTAGCATTTCTCAGCTACGCCACCGATCTGGTTCCTGGAGCAAACAATAATCCCAACTTCCGCCATGCTTATGTACGAGATCTGCTCACGAATACCACTCAACTAGTCAGTATTAACAACAGTGGCATGCCGAGCACAGGTTGGTCAGATTTTGCCGTCATTAGCGGCGACGGACGCAGTGTGGCATTTACGAGCGATGGCACCAACCTGGCTAGTTTTGGTGGTGCTGTAGGCAGAAATGTGTATGTCCGCAATCTAGACACCAATACAACCACGCTGGTGAGCATCAACCAAACTGGAACCGGGTATGGCAATGCCCCCTCCGACCCTGTTGAAAATATGGTGCCATCGATTAGTTTTAATGGACGCTATGTGGCATTTACCAGTGAGGCATCGAATCTGGTACCCAACGATACTAATAATGCCCGAGATGTGTTTCTGCGAGATTTGGTTGCCAACACAACAACCCTAGTTAGCCAAAATTTCAGTGGGACTGGTAGCGCCAATGCTGGCTCTAATTATGCAGTCGTTAGCCGAAATGGCAGCGTGGTTGTTTTCACTAGTGCAGCAACCAACCTTGTAAGTACAGATACTAATGGCTTTCGAGATGTTTTTGTCTTCACTGGCAACCAATCACCGATCGCTAATAACGACAGTTTCGGCACCAACGAAGATACCGTGCTGACGAACAATGTCCTGACCAACGATACTGACCCCGATGGTAATACGCCGTTGACCGTCAGTCTAGTTACAGGTCCAGGCAATGGGTCCCTATCGCTCAACCCCAACGGCACCTTTAGTTACACTCCCAATGCTGACTTCAATGGGACTGATACCTTTACCTATTCAGTGCGTGATAGCCTCGGTGCTTCATCTAATCTAGCCAGTGTCGTTCTGAGCATTACGGCTGTTAACGATGCACCTGTGGCAGTCAACGATAGCTATACGCTGGCTGCGGGTTCAGCACTCACCATTGGGACTGCAAATGGAGTGCTTGCCAACGATACGGATATAGACACTCCCCTATCTAACCTGGTTGCAAACCTAATTACTTCGCCCAGTAACGGGGTACTGAACCTCAATACCAACGGCTCCTTCACCTATACACCGAACGCAGGCTTTACTGGTTCAGATAGCTTCACCTACCGTGCCAACGATGGCAGCCTAGATTCAGGACTGGCAACTGTTACCCTGAGTGTGACAGCCGTTCCCAATGCTGCACCGATCGCCAATAACGACAGTTTCGGCACCAACGAAGATACCGTACTGACGAACAATGTCCTGACCAACGATACTGACCCCGATGGTAATACGCCGTTGACCGTCAGTCTAGTTACAGGTCCAGGCAATGGGTCTCTATCGCTCAACCCCAACGGCACCTTTAGTTACACTCCCAATGCTGACTTCAATGGGACTGATACCTTTACCTATTCAGTGCGTGATAGCCTCGGTGCTTCATCTAATCTAGCCAGTGTCGTTCTGAGCATTACGGCTGTTAACGATGCACCTGTGGCAGTCAACGATAGCTATACCATCAACAGTACTGCAACTCTCAATGTTGGTAGCGCGGCTGGCGTATTAGCGAATGACACAGACATTGATACAGCTTTGTCTGCTTTGACCGCCTCACTTGTTTCCACGGTTACACACGGAACACTAGCGCTGAATGCGGATGGTTCTTTCACCTACACTCCCAATACGGGTTTTACCGGAACAGATAGTTTTACTTACCGTGTGAATGACGGTAGTTTGAATTCTGGAGTAGCAACGGTCAGCATTGCAGTGACAGCGACGGTCAATACACCCCCGATCGCGAGTAATGACGCATTCACAGGCAATGAAGATACCATCATCAGCAACAATGTGCTTGCCAACGATAGTGACCTCGATAATCACACCCCGCTATCTGCCACCTTGGTTGCAGCACCTAGTTCTGGTTCACTGTCTCTCAACCCGAATGGTACTTTCACCTATACTCCAACTGCTGACTTTAACGGCACTGATACCTTTACCTACATTGCACGGGATGCGCTTGGTGCAGTTTCGAATACAGCAACGGTAGTATTGACAGTGAATCCGGTGAATGACGCACCCAGCTTTGTGGCAGGGGCAAATCAAACTGCGATCGCCGGATCTGGACCGCAAACCGTAACAAACTGGGCAACAGGGTTTAATCCTGGTGCCGCCAATGAATCCGGGCAAACGGTTGCTGGCTATATGATTGTCAGCAATTCTAACCCCAGCATTTTTGCAGTAGCTCCCAGTATAAATCCGGCTGGCACCTTGATTTATACTCCCGCAACCACGGTTGCCAGCACCAGTAGCGCTGTCATTGGGGTGCAAGTTCAGGATACAGGCGGAACTGCCAACGGCGGCATAGATATGTCAGCCGTCCAATTCTTTACCATCACGGTCACGCCACAACCCAGTCTCAGCATTGTCGGAGTCAGCCAATCAGAAGGCAATAGCGGCAATAGCTTGTATAACTTTACTGTGTCCCTTTCGGCTGCCAGTACCCAAACAGTATCCGTCAACTACAGCACCTCAGATGGAACCGCAAAAGTATCAGATAATGACTACGTTGCAGCCAGCGGGACACTAGTCTTTCTTCCGGGAGAAACCCACAAAGTAATTCCAGTCAGCGTGATTGGAGATACCCGATTTGAACCTAATGAAACCTTTACCGTCAGTCTCAGTGCCCCTAGCAATGCCCAAATTGCAACCAACAGTGCACTAGGCACGATTCTGAACGATGATGCTCAACCCACAATTAGCATCAGCGGTACCAGCCGAGCAGAGGGCAACAGTGGTCAGACACCTTTTGTATTTACGGTTTCCCTCTCAAGCGCCAGTGCTCAAACGGTCAGTGTTAACTACACAACAGAAGATGGATTTGCGACTGTTGCTGATCAGGATTATGTAGCAACCAGTGGCACACTAATCTTTGCTCCTGGTGAAACGAGCAAAACTATTACAGTCAATGTAATTGGAGATAAAAAATCGGAACCGGACGAAACCTTCTCAGTTAGATTGAGCAATCCGAGCAATGCGGCGATCGTGGTCACCAGCGCGGCTGGCACCATTCTGAATGATGAATATGCCACCACGTCTGATTTCAACGGTGATGGCATCAACGACATTGTATGGCGCAACTATGTAACAGGCGAGAACATGGTTTGGCTGATGGGCAGCACCTTGCCCAATTCTGTTATGGTTCTGCCATCCGCTCCAATCAACTGGGTTTTAGAAGGCGTTGGCGACTTCAACCGAGATGGCAATCCTGATCTGCTTTGGCGGGAATACGAAACGGGTGTCACAGGGATTTGGATGATGTCTGGAGCTAGCATTGCCTCAATTGAAATTCTGGCTCCTGCCTGGATTAACTGGATCATTGAGGGTGTGGGCGACCTGAACGGGGACGGCAATCCTGATATTCTTTGGCGAGATAATCAAACAGGCTTCACTGGGGTTTGGTACATGAACGGAACCAGCATCAGTTCAATTGAGTTTCTGGGATATGCTGGCATGGAGTGGATCATGGAAGCCGTTGCAGACGTGAACAACGATGGCAAAGTTGACCTGGTTTGGCGTCACGCAATCACGGGGTATACCGGAGCCTGGTTAATGTATGGCACTGCTGGAGCGCCATTTTATAGCATTGCAGCACTCTCTGCTCCAATAGGGATGACCTGGAGCATTGCCGCCGTTGGTGATTACAACCAAGATGGCAAAACCGACTTTGTTTGGCGGAACTATGCTGACGGGACAAACCATATCTGGTTCATGAATGGCACAACGTCTACAGGACAAGTGCATACAAACTCACTCTCGTTAGAGTGGTATGAAGTGTAA
- a CDS encoding hypothetical protein (IMG reference gene:2510095808): protein MDYLYFLANTSLTLRVVEYLHTGPLPIRFMTVIHQIDGWIVRVKMSEYLEPQQHGDFKAFMSELGIPYEPDIRVQMALWGLETGQSPVEVMQRYQVAVVSHGIPDRQEIEEFRNQFVRGLGYCPETLA from the coding sequence ATGGACTACCTCTATTTTCTTGCAAATACCAGTCTTACCCTTCGTGTTGTTGAATACTTACACACCGGTCCACTACCCATTCGCTTCATGACTGTGATTCATCAAATTGATGGATGGATTGTCCGAGTCAAAATGAGTGAGTACCTTGAACCGCAACAACATGGAGATTTCAAAGCATTCATGAGCGAGTTAGGCATTCCCTACGAGCCAGACATTCGAGTTCAGATGGCATTGTGGGGGTTAGAAACTGGACAATCTCCAGTTGAAGTGATGCAGCGTTATCAAGTTGCAGTTGTGTCCCATGGCATCCCAGATCGACAAGAGATTGAAGAATTCCGCAACCAATTTGTTCGAGGATTGGGCTATTGCCCAGAGACCCTCGCTTGA
- a CDS encoding putative UDP-glucose 6-dehydrogenase (IMG reference gene:2510095810~PFAM: UDP-glucose/GDP-mannose dehydrogenase family, NAD binding domain; UDP-glucose/GDP-mannose dehydrogenase family, central domain; UDP-glucose/GDP-mannose dehydrogenase family, UDP binding domain~TIGRFAM: nucleotide sugar dehydrogenase) produces the protein MRVCVIGTGYVGLVTGACLAHVGHHVVCVDNNEEKVKLMKAGQSPIFEPGLSEILQGCIQARTIEFTTDLKAGVEHGQVLFIAVGTPALPTGESDTRYVEAVARGIGANLNGEYKVIVNKSTVPIGSGDWVRMLVLDGYAEQKAEVAMPVTAGGSVDVVAAAAALAKEPEFDVVSNPEFLREGSAVYDTFNPDRIVLGSSSQRAIAVMQELYEPITNRQFAENPALPAVPVVVTDLSSAEMIKYAANAFLATKISFINEVANICDRVGADVVEVAKGIGLDSRIGSKFLQAGIGWGGSCFPKDVSALIHTADDYGYEAQLLKAAVSVNQRQRLLVVEKLQQVLKILKGKTVGLLGLTFKPDTDDLRDAPALNIIEQLSRLGTKVKAYDPIISQTGMRHGISNVIVETDPERLADGCDALVLVTDWKEFRNLDYARMGELMHSKILIDGRNFLNQAVLEEAGFRYVGVGR, from the coding sequence ATGCGTGTCTGTGTCATTGGTACTGGATATGTTGGTTTGGTTACCGGTGCATGCCTGGCTCACGTTGGTCACCATGTTGTCTGCGTAGACAACAATGAAGAGAAAGTCAAGCTGATGAAAGCAGGGCAGTCTCCAATTTTTGAGCCGGGGCTATCCGAGATTTTGCAAGGATGTATTCAAGCTAGAACGATTGAGTTCACAACGGATTTGAAGGCTGGGGTAGAGCATGGACAAGTTTTATTTATTGCTGTAGGCACACCCGCTCTGCCAACTGGAGAAAGTGACACCCGCTACGTGGAGGCTGTAGCCCGCGGGATTGGAGCTAATCTCAATGGTGAATATAAGGTAATTGTGAATAAGTCCACTGTGCCCATTGGGTCTGGCGATTGGGTAAGAATGCTGGTGCTGGATGGATACGCCGAGCAGAAAGCTGAAGTTGCAATGCCAGTGACGGCGGGTGGTAGTGTAGATGTGGTAGCAGCGGCAGCAGCTCTGGCAAAGGAGCCAGAATTTGATGTGGTCAGCAATCCTGAGTTTTTACGGGAAGGCTCTGCAGTTTATGACACCTTCAACCCCGACCGGATTGTGTTGGGTAGCAGCAGCCAGCGGGCGATCGCAGTTATGCAGGAACTATACGAACCCATCACCAACCGCCAGTTTGCAGAAAACCCAGCATTGCCTGCGGTGCCTGTTGTGGTGACTGACCTAAGTTCGGCAGAAATGATCAAGTACGCTGCTAACGCCTTCCTGGCGACCAAAATTAGTTTTATCAATGAAGTTGCCAACATTTGCGATCGCGTCGGTGCAGATGTTGTGGAAGTGGCAAAAGGCATTGGATTGGATTCCCGCATTGGCAGCAAGTTTCTGCAAGCCGGAATTGGCTGGGGTGGTTCCTGTTTTCCCAAAGATGTTTCTGCGCTGATTCACACTGCGGATGATTACGGCTATGAAGCCCAACTGCTAAAAGCTGCCGTAAGTGTCAACCAGCGGCAACGCTTACTTGTGGTTGAAAAACTGCAACAAGTGCTGAAAATTTTGAAAGGTAAGACAGTTGGGCTACTGGGTTTAACCTTCAAACCTGATACTGATGATCTGCGGGATGCACCAGCACTCAATATCATTGAGCAACTATCTCGATTGGGAACCAAAGTGAAAGCTTATGACCCAATCATCTCCCAGACGGGAATGCGTCATGGCATCTCGAATGTAATTGTGGAAACCGACCCAGAGCGGTTAGCCGATGGTTGCGATGCACTGGTGCTGGTCACAGATTGGAAAGAGTTTCGCAACCTGGATTATGCTCGCATGGGAGAACTCATGCATAGCAAAATCCTGATTGATGGACGTAACTTCCTGAATCAGGCAGTGCTGGAAGAAGCGGGCTTCCGCTATGTCGGAGTTGGTCGATAG
- a CDS encoding biopolymer transport protein (IMG reference gene:2510095811~PFAM: Biopolymer transport protein ExbD/TolR; overlaps another CDS with the same product name), with the protein MRLPEEPDLPFQINIVPMIDVIFAILTFFIMSSLFLTRLTGLPVDLPSADTAQEQAPGQLTLTVERSGKLALNNQPIPLAELQPRLRALIGTRVVLVVINADERVDHGRVVAVMDQLRQLPNVKMAISAEQPQGRNQ; encoded by the coding sequence ATGCGGCTACCTGAAGAGCCTGACCTACCATTTCAAATCAACATCGTGCCGATGATTGATGTCATCTTCGCCATTTTGACCTTTTTCATTATGTCATCGCTGTTTCTGACGCGCTTAACTGGGCTACCCGTCGATCTGCCTAGTGCAGACACCGCCCAAGAGCAAGCACCCGGTCAGTTAACCTTGACAGTTGAACGAAGTGGCAAACTGGCACTGAACAATCAGCCAATCCCATTAGCCGAACTTCAACCTCGATTGCGAGCATTGATTGGAACACGAGTTGTTCTAGTTGTGATTAATGCGGATGAACGAGTCGATCATGGACGGGTGGTCGCGGTCATGGATCAATTGCGTCAGTTACCCAATGTGAAAATGGCGATCTCAGCCGAACAACCCCAGGGGCGCAACCAGTGA
- a CDS encoding S-adenosylmethionine--tRNA ribosyltransferase-isomerase (IMG reference gene:2510095807~PFAM: Queuosine biosynthesis protein~TIGRFAM: S-adenosylmethionine:tRNA ribosyltransferase-isomerase) yields the protein MVDRDRQLAAYDYNLPKERIAQTPAIPRDHARLLVVKNRTEQVHAIFRELPDLLNPGDLLVLNNTRVLPARLYGYKASGLPVEILLLEPRPSDSATEADFSDQWLALVKPGRRLKPGTQIFFDREPSTASSKHPISATVLATDPATSGRILKFEMPPDQSLKTWIYETGHIPLPPYISETPLDPEQYQTVYGDRVGAVAAPTAGLHFTPELLERLTDRGIQQVFVTLHVGVGTFRPVETTDITQHEMHSEWAEVPLETVEQILATKARGNHVIAVGTTVVRALEGAAQEGILKPLYGKTNLFIYPGYEWRVVDGLITNFHLPKSSLMMLVSALIGRTRLLELYELAIAEEYRFYSFGDAMLILPESRI from the coding sequence GTGGTAGATCGCGATCGCCAACTTGCGGCTTACGATTACAACTTGCCAAAGGAGAGAATTGCTCAAACTCCCGCAATTCCTCGAGATCATGCTCGGCTTTTGGTGGTGAAAAATCGCACCGAACAGGTTCATGCCATTTTTCGAGAGTTACCGGATCTACTGAATCCTGGTGATTTGCTGGTTTTGAATAATACGCGTGTACTGCCTGCCCGTTTGTATGGTTACAAAGCCAGTGGTTTACCAGTGGAAATTTTGTTGCTAGAACCGCGACCCAGTGATTCGGCAACTGAAGCAGACTTTTCAGACCAATGGCTGGCACTGGTGAAGCCGGGGCGCAGACTAAAACCAGGAACCCAAATCTTTTTTGATAGAGAACCATCGACGGCTTCATCAAAGCATCCTATTTCGGCCACAGTGCTAGCAACGGATCCGGCAACGAGTGGACGCATTCTCAAGTTTGAGATGCCTCCCGATCAGTCACTCAAAACCTGGATTTATGAAACTGGGCATATTCCGCTGCCACCTTACATTTCTGAAACCCCTTTAGACCCGGAACAATATCAGACGGTCTATGGCGATCGCGTGGGGGCAGTTGCGGCTCCTACGGCTGGCTTGCATTTCACGCCAGAACTGTTAGAGCGGTTAACAGATCGGGGGATTCAGCAGGTATTTGTCACGTTACACGTGGGAGTGGGGACGTTTCGTCCAGTTGAAACGACTGATATTACTCAACATGAAATGCATTCTGAGTGGGCAGAAGTGCCACTGGAAACAGTTGAGCAAATCCTTGCCACAAAAGCTAGAGGCAACCACGTGATTGCAGTAGGAACAACCGTGGTCAGAGCATTAGAAGGAGCAGCTCAAGAAGGGATACTCAAGCCGCTGTATGGCAAAACGAACTTGTTTATTTATCCAGGCTATGAATGGCGGGTGGTAGATGGACTGATTACCAACTTTCATCTACCCAAATCGAGCTTGATGATGCTGGTGAGTGCTTTGATTGGGCGTACTAGACTACTGGAGTTGTATGAGCTGGCGATCGCCGAGGAATACCGCTTTTATTCCTTCGGCGATGCCATGCTCATTCTGCCAGAGTCCAGGATCTGA
- a CDS encoding nucleoside-diphosphate-sugar epimerase (IMG reference gene:2510095809~PFAM: NAD dependent epimerase/dehydratase family), translating into MRILVTGGAGFIGSHLIDRLMTEGHEVICLDNFYTGRKHNVLKWVGHPYFELIRHDVTEPIRLEVDQIYHLACPASPVHYQYNPVKTIKTNVIGTLNMLGLAKRVKARFLLASTSEVYGDPEVHPQAEDYWGNVNPIGIRSCYDEGKRVAETLTFDYHRQNDVDIRVVRIFNTYGPRMLENDGRVVSNFIVQALKGIPLTVYGNGSQTRSFCYVSDLVDGFIRLMNSNHTGPINLGNPEEYTILELAQTIQKMVNPDVDIRFEPLPQDDPRRRRPDITKARKLLDWQPTVPVSEGLRLTIDDFRSRLGIPGTTLNVDRVGSV; encoded by the coding sequence ATGAGAATTCTGGTCACGGGGGGCGCTGGTTTTATTGGATCCCATTTAATTGATCGGTTAATGACAGAGGGGCATGAAGTCATTTGCCTCGACAACTTCTACACTGGGCGCAAGCATAACGTCCTCAAGTGGGTTGGGCATCCCTATTTTGAACTCATTCGCCATGATGTTACGGAGCCAATCCGTCTGGAAGTAGACCAAATCTATCACCTTGCGTGTCCAGCTTCTCCAGTTCATTATCAGTACAATCCAGTCAAAACCATCAAGACCAACGTGATTGGGACATTAAATATGCTGGGTTTGGCGAAGCGAGTTAAGGCAAGATTTTTGCTTGCTTCTACCTCAGAAGTCTACGGTGACCCCGAAGTGCACCCCCAGGCAGAAGACTATTGGGGCAACGTTAACCCAATTGGCATTCGCAGTTGCTACGACGAGGGCAAGCGGGTTGCTGAAACGTTGACCTTCGATTATCACCGTCAAAATGATGTGGACATTCGCGTGGTACGGATTTTCAATACTTATGGTCCTCGAATGCTGGAAAATGACGGGCGGGTTGTGAGTAACTTTATTGTGCAAGCTTTGAAGGGCATTCCCTTGACGGTTTATGGCAATGGGTCGCAAACTCGTAGTTTTTGCTACGTTTCCGATCTGGTTGATGGGTTTATCCGGTTGATGAACAGTAACCACACAGGTCCCATCAACCTGGGCAATCCGGAGGAGTACACCATTTTAGAACTGGCTCAAACGATTCAAAAAATGGTGAATCCAGATGTGGATATTCGGTTTGAACCCTTACCGCAGGATGATCCACGGCGACGCCGTCCAGACATTACTAAAGCCCGGAAGTTGTTAGATTGGCAGCCAACTGTTCCAGTCAGCGAGGGGTTGCGCTTGACAATTGATGATTTTCGATCGCGGCTAGGCATTCCCGGAACTACATTGAATGTTGATCGCGTCGGTTCCGTTTAA